One genomic window of Arvicola amphibius chromosome 4, mArvAmp1.2, whole genome shotgun sequence includes the following:
- the LOC119812499 gene encoding alpha-defensin 9-like, which translates to MKTLVLLSLLALLAFQAQADPLPAAAEETKTDEQPGAEDQDVTISFGDPEGSALQDATSRRVKCTCRRKFCTLFEQVSGICNKGPVLYIFCCR; encoded by the exons ATGAAGACActtgttctcctctctctccttgcccTGCTGGCCTTCCAGGCCCAGGCTGATCCTCTCCCAGCAGCAGCTGAGGAGACTAAAACTGATGAGCAGCCAGGGGCAGAGGACCAGGATGTGACCATCTCCTTTGGGGACCCAGAAGGCTCTGCTCTTCAAGATGCAA CCTCAAGAAGGGTGAAATGCACCTGTAGAAGAAAATTCTGCACCCTTTTTGAACAAGTCTCTGGGATTTGCAACAAAGGTCCAGTGCTCTACATATTCTGCTGCCGCTGA
- the LOC119811644 gene encoding alpha-defensin 3-like, giving the protein MKTLLLLSVLALLAFLAQADPLPAAAEETKNEEQPGAEDQDVTISFGDPEGSALQDAASRKFPTCYCRRRHCRLLERVRGLCTNGRLLCCR; this is encoded by the exons ATGAAGACacttcttctcctctctgtccttgccCTGCTGGCCTTCCTGGCCCAGGCTGATCCTCTTCCAGCAGCAGCTGAGGAGACGAAAAATGAGGAGCAGCCAGGGGCAGAGGACCAGGATGTGACCATTTCTTTTGGGGACCCAGAAGGCTCTGCTCTTCAAGATGCAG CCTCAAGAAAGTTCCCGACATGCTACTGTAGAAGACGGCACTGCAGATTACTAGAACGCGTCAGGGGACTCTGCACCAATGGCCGCTTGTTATGCTGCCGCTAA
- the Defa5 gene encoding defensin-5 — translation MRTLVLLIALLLLALHSQAEPLLGRAEEVLDQDQPGEDEQAISISLGRDDSSALQAAGVRSGVTCYCRRGGCHFPERLVGACRYRNIVYRLCCRR, via the exons ATGAGGACACTCGTTCTACTCATCGCCCTTCTCCTGCTGGCCCTGCATTCCCAGGCAGAACCTCTCCTAGGAAGAGCTGAGGAGGTTCTAGACCAGGATCAGCCGGGAGAGGATGAGCAGGCTATATCCATATCCCTAGGAAGGGATGACAGCTCTGCTCTCCAAGCTGCAG GTGTGAGGTCAGGCGTGACCTGctattgcagaagaggaggctgtCATTTTCCAGAACGACTTGTTGGCGCCTGCAGGTACCGTAACATCGTCTACCGACTCTGCTGCCGCCGATGA
- the LOC119812548 gene encoding alpha-defensin 3-like — MKTLALLSLLALLAFQAQADPLPAAAEETKNEEQPGAEDQAVTISFGDPEGSALQDGASRSVSCYCRKKSCKSFEQVSGFCNKGPVRYTFCCR; from the exons ATGAAGACActtgccctcctctctctccttgcccTGCTGGCCTTCCAGGCCCAGGCTGATCCTCTCCCAGCAGCAGCTGAGGAGACTAAAAATGAGGAGCAGCCAGGGGCAGAGGACCAGGCTGTGACCATCTCCTTTGGGGACCCAGAAGGCTCTGCTCTTCAAGATGGAG CCTCAAGAAGTGTAAGCTGCTACTGTAGAAAAAAGTCCTGCAAAAGTTTTGAACAAGTCTCTGGATTCTGCAACAAAGGTCCAGTGCGCTACACGTTCTGCTGCCGCTAG